A part of Pirellulales bacterium genomic DNA contains:
- a CDS encoding thiamine pyrophosphate-dependent enzyme: MSNRMPLVPALEVLLKRRRDEIVVTTMGSAREWPRLSRHPLDFHYIPSAMGHAPMLALGMALAQPQREVLAFNGDGCMLMSLGCLVTIVASG, encoded by the coding sequence ATGTCGAACCGCATGCCCTTGGTGCCCGCTTTGGAAGTGCTGCTCAAGCGGCGGCGCGATGAGATCGTCGTTACCACGATGGGATCGGCGCGGGAATGGCCGCGGCTGTCGCGGCATCCGCTCGATTTTCATTACATTCCCTCGGCGATGGGGCACGCGCCCATGCTGGCATTGGGCATGGCGCTCGCGCAGCCGCAGCGCGAAGTCCTCGCCTTCAATGGCGACGGTTGCATGCTGATGAGCCTGGGCTGCCTGGTGACGATCGTCGCCAGCGG
- a CDS encoding thiamine pyrophosphate-binding protein, giving the protein MILPAAQVVATIESLGVTHVVWLPDSAMGPWENALLASAHLTLVRVCREGEAWTIAAGLYLGGRRPLVVIQNTGLFESGDALRNVLFDLGLPLFALIGWRNYLVADSPDTARKFTEPVLEAWGLDYLLVDSTEALGKLAEHYRACQTAGRPGVALLAEGKG; this is encoded by the coding sequence ATGATCCTGCCGGCCGCACAAGTGGTGGCGACGATCGAATCGCTCGGCGTGACCCACGTCGTGTGGCTCCCCGACTCGGCCATGGGCCCCTGGGAAAACGCGCTTTTGGCGTCGGCACACCTGACGCTCGTGCGCGTGTGCCGCGAAGGCGAAGCCTGGACGATCGCGGCGGGCCTCTACCTCGGAGGACGGCGGCCGCTGGTGGTAATTCAGAACACGGGCCTCTTCGAATCGGGCGACGCCCTGCGAAATGTACTCTTCGATCTGGGGCTGCCGCTGTTTGCCCTGATCGGCTGGCGCAACTACCTGGTCGCCGATTCGCCGGACACCGCGCGCAAATTTACTGAGCCGGTGCTCGAGGCGTGGGGACTCGATTATCTGCTCGTCGATTCGACCGAGGCACTCGGCAAGCTGGCCGAGCACTACCGTGCCTGCCAGACCGCCGGCCGCCCCGGCGTGGCGCTTTTGGCCGAAGGGAAAGGGTGA